Sequence from the Ectothiorhodospira sp. BSL-9 genome:
CCGCTCCACACGCCGCCCCGGCTGGGTGCGCGCCGCCGGCAAGGTCAGCCGTCCCGCGCGCTCCAGCGACCGCAGGGCCTTCAAGCAACTCGCCCGCTGAAAACGGCCACGCGCGTCCACAAAGCCGAACGCGGCACACACCTGATCCGCAATCCCGGTGCGATGCGCCTCGGGACACTCCCGCATCAGGGCTTGCACCCGGGCAACACCCTCGGGTTCACTCAGCGTACGCTTGATCTGATTCTGTTCTCGCATGCCGGGCAATGTAACCGCTCCGACATGGGTTTGTCCAGCGGGAGATGTGGGTACAGGGCGGTTCTAGGTGGTCCATCAGATTGAGCGTGTTCACGCAAGGGGCGCATACCATGTGTGGGCCGGGCCTCATCGGCAATGCCTGCCCGCGCTGGGATGCCATAGATTTTCATCAGCACGCAATTGGGCAAACTCATCTGTTCCTCACCGCAGAATCGCGTATGACCCAAAGAGCTGAGGATGAGGTGTCGCCAGCCAGTGAGGGGAGAAGTTCAGATAAACAAGGCACGGGTAGGTTTTGAGGTATTAACCAGGCAACCAAATAGATCCACATTGTGCTATGATTTGATGCATGAAAAAAGATGATGCCAGAACCCTACACCCTGCGGCGCAGGAAGAGAAGCGCAAGACGGCGGTTCGTCTTTCCGAGAACGGCTTGAGTCAGCGCGAGATTGCAGAACAGCTGGGCGTTCATTATCAGACGGTAGGCCGCTGGTTGGCAAAGTATCGCGAAGGAGGTGTGGAGTCGTTGCTTCGCCAACAACGAGGTCGCCGTCTGGGTTCTGGTAGACAGCTGGCACCGGATGAAGAAGCCGATCTGCAAGAACTACTAAGGCAGCACACGCCTGATCAACTGGAAATGCCCTATGCCTTGTGGTCGCGAGAAGCGGTACAGGAGTTGATCAGGCAGGAGACCGGGTTGCGGATGCCGACTCGTTCGGTGGGTGAATACCTCAAGCGGTGGGGATTCACAGTGCAAACGCCAAAGAAACAAGCCTATGAGCAGCGCGCGGCAGATGTGCAACAGTGGTTGGCGGTGGACTATCCCCAGATCCAGAGCCGCGCCAAGGCGGAACGGGCGGAGATCCACTGGGGAGACGAGACGGGGTTGAGGACGGACTGCCAGCACGTGCGTGGCTATGCACCCAAGGGTCAAACGCCGGTGTTGAGGCAGAACGCCAGGCGTGCATCCATCAATCTAATCTCGACGGTGACCAATCAAGGCAAAGTTCGTTTTCGCATTTATGAAGACAACATGAATGCGGATTTGCTGATCGATTTCATGAGACGCCTGATCAGGGGAAGTGAGTGCAAGATATTTCTGATTCTGGACAATCTCAAAGTTCATCATGCGCGCAAGGTCAAAGTATGGCTAAGCGATCATACGGCTGAGATCGAAGTCTTTTATCTACCACCGTATTCTCCTGAGTTGAATCCTGACGAGTATCTGAACTGTGACCTGAAAGCAGGCGTTCACAAAGGTCCGCCAGCGCGAAACAAGGATCAATTGAAACAGAAAGCACTGTCTCATCTTCGCAAACTGCAAAAACTGCCCGTAACTGTTCAGGCTCCCTGCCCGCAGTCTGCCCATTTTCCCCTCGATAGGCTATCCTGCCCTGTATGAAGCTCCAGCGCCCCACGCAAGCAGAACTCGACGGCATGACCCATGCGCAGAAGGATGCGCTGATCGTGCAGTTGTTCGATGCGCTGGAGACGCTCAGTGCCCGATTGGCCGAGTTGGAGAAGAAGGTCGAGAAGAACAGTCGCAACTCCAGCAAGCCGCCATCCTCGGACGGTCCACGCAAAGGTCCGGCCCAACCGCGGCAAAAGGGCCAAAGATCCAGTGGTGGCCAAAAAGGCCACAAAGGCGCGACCCGGCAGATGGTGGATAACCCGGATGCGGTGGAGGAACTGCTGCCCCAGGGTCGCTGTGCGTGTGGTTGCGATCTGGGCGTGTTGCCGGCCACGATGAAGGAACGTCGCCAGCAGATTGAAATTCCCGAGCCCCGGGCCATTTATACCGAATTCCGACGGATGCAAGTGGTGTGCGGCTGTGGCCGTCGCCATCTGGGCGAGTTTCCGGCGGGTGTGACGCCCAACATCAGCTATGGTCCGCGCCTGAAGGCCTATGCGATTGGCCTGAACCAGGGGCATTTTGTCGCCTTGCAGCGTACCAGTCAGATTCTGGGAGACCAGTATGGCGTGGCGCCCTCCGCAGGAACGTTGCAGAACTGGATTCTGGGGATGGCCGATGGCCTGGAGGCGACCTATCAGGCGGCCGGTGACCAGATCCGTCAGGCCGCCGTGGCCCATTTCGATGAGAGCGGGCTGCGGGTGCAGGGTCGACTGCACTGGCTCCACGTGGCCGCCACGACCGATGCGGTGTACTACACGGCCCACACCAAGCGGGGGCATGAGGCCATGGATGAGGCCGGTATTCTTCCCCACTTCAAAGGGGTGGCGGTGCATGATCACTGGGCTCCCTACTGGCGCTACAAGGACTGCGAGCATGTCCTGTGCAATGCCCATCATCTTCGAGAATTGAATTACAGCGATGAGCTCACCGGCCATCTCTGGCCACGCCTGCTTCGAGAATCGCTGCTCCAGGCCAATGACGCCGTGGCACAGGCCAAGGCAAAGGGCCTGACCACCTTGCCAAGCGACCAGGTCGACTCCTTTCTCAAGGCCTACGACGAACAGGTGGCCGAGGGATTGGCGGCCAAGCCGGTCAAAGTGCCTGACGATGGCAGCCGACGGCGTATCAAGCAGCATCCCGCCACCAACCTGCTCGTGAGGTTGCGTGACTTTCGCGAGTCCATCTGGCGCTTCCTGACCGATTGGCGAATCCCCTTCACCAACAACCTCGCCGAGCGGATGGTGCGCCCCATCAAGGTCAAGCTGAAGGTGATTGGCGGCTTCCGGGCCATGGGTGGCACCCGGGCTTTCTGCATCATTCGCTCGGTATGGGAAACCAGCAAGCTACGCGGACAGAACCCCTTCGAAGTCCTGCGGCTGGCTGCGACAGCCTGAACAGCTACAACTGCCCAAGCGGGTTGCGAGCTATTTCCGAGCTGGATCCATTCAATATGCAGCAGTGTAGCTATTTGGTTGCCGGGTTAATAGCAAATTCATTCGTGTCCATGCGGTGGATCAGTAGGGCGAAACTCAGTGGGAGGGCAAGTACGCCCGCGGCTAAGTGTCGATGACCATTGGAGAGGCGAGTTTCCCCGAGGACCGCGTTCTGGCAAGGTCACCCGTGTTGGGCGCAGGTTGTTGGATGAAATGGCCTTTTGTAATAGGCGGCGGGGGGCTTCCAATGGGCGACTGCCTAATCGTGATGATCATATTCAGGTTCACTGTCAGAGCCATGCGATAGGGCACGATGGTGAAGATGTGCTAATGTTAGCTGATACAATGTTCCGGCTATTGGTGGTTCTGAAGTTGCAGGCGAAGGAGAGAATGCAGGAGGCTTCAGAGAGTCGGCCAACCCAACATCTGCGTTGATATCACCGCGGGAGTGCGGACGATAGGTCCAGCACGGGAGTGGGTAGGGCGTACGGTGGCATGCAAGCTTTATGGGAGCCTCTATTAATTCGATTTGCCGGAATTTTCACCCAATAAAATCAATGGTTTACTGACGGCGGCAAGCAATTAATAGAGGTTCCCTTATATTGGTGTCTTGGGTCAGCACAAAAATATCAGTTCTGATGAGGCTTTATGGCGTTTAAAAAACCTTCCACTCACGTTCCTGCCCCAGAGGGTCCGGACCGGCTTTTTCGAGACCTGCCGCGTCGCAAGCACGCCAGCTTATACGATCATCAAGGACAGGTGCTACGCACATATGTATCCGAGGCGCTAAATGCCTCAGATGTGGCTCTCCAGCTGCCTACCGGTAGCGGAAAGACGCTCGTTGGTCTGTTACTCGCCGAGTGGCGGCGGAGAAAGTATGGCGAGCGGGTGGTCTACCTTTGCCCAACTAGGCAACTTGTGGGTCAAGTATGCGATGAAGCGTCGTCAAAGTACGGTCTGTCTGTGCAGGCATTTACTGGCTCGGCTAGGAACTATCATCCTGATGCCAGATCGTTATACCTAGACGGAAAAGGTGTGGCTGTCACTACCTATAATAGTCTGTTCAATACCAATCCGTTCTTTGATGACCCAGATATCATCCTCATTGATGATGCTCATACGGCTGAAAATTACATTGCTAGCCAGTGGACAGTCCGTATTCGCAATTTTGGGGAGGATGAAGGTCTATTCCACGCTGTCGCTGCCGTTCTCAGAAGCGTGCTGTCGGAGACCAGTTACAATCGCTTGATGGGTGGACATAATGGCGTCGACGCTATGATGTGGGTTGATAAGGTACCCAGTAATAAGTTAGCCACAATCGCTCAAGAACTTTGCTCTGTCGTTTCTGGAAGCGTAGGTGAGAGCGAGCAGCGGTATGCGTGGAGCATGCTGGCCGATCACCTTGTTGCATGCCAAGTGTACGTCGCATGTTCAGAGGTGATGATTCGGCCGCTGATCCCCCCGACGTGGAAGCACCGCCCCTTCGCTGAGGCAACGCAACGGATCTTCATGTCTGCGACCTTGGGAGCGGGTGGTGACTTAGAACGACTCACTGGCCGTGCCAATATTACCCGTCTGGCCATCCCTGAGGGGTGGGACCATCAAGGTATTGGTCGTCGCTTTTTCATTTTTCCAGAGAAGTCTCTGACAGAGGAAGAAACAGTGGACCTGCGCCGGTCGCTAATGCGTACGGCTGGCCGTAGCCTAGTTCTGACGCCGACTAATGAGGCTGCTGCGGATGTCCGGGAAGATGTTATTTCAACTTTAGGCTTTCCCGTTTCCTTAGCAGAGGATCTTGAGTCGAGCCGAACACACTTTGTAGAAAAGAAAAATGCAGTTGCTGTGGTAGCAAACCGTTACGATGGCATCGACTTCCCAGATAATGACTGCCGTCTACTTTTTGTTGAAGGTCTGCCGCGAGCTACGAATCTTCAAGAGCGCTTCCTCATGACTCGAATGGGTGCAAACCTATTATTTAATGACCGAGTACAGACCCGTGTTCTCCAGGCGGTGGGGAGATGTACCCGCGGTCTCAATGATTACTCTGCAGTCGTTGTCACTGGTGAGGATCTGCCCGCTTACCTCACAGATCGGCGTAGGCGGAAACACTTCCATCCAGAGTTGCAAGCTGAGCTTGAGTTCGGAGTAGATCAATCCAGCGAGGTCGATGTGGACACATTCCGAGACAATTTCCGTGTTTTCCTCGAGCATGAATCGGAATGGGAGGCGGCCAACGAGAACATATTGGAGGCTAGGGCCAGTGCGGTCCAAGAGCCCTTTCCCGCAATGGATCACTTGGCCTTGGTTGTGAAACACGAGATCACTTGGCAGCAAGCGATGTGGGGTCAGGACTACGCGATGGCATACGAAGCCGCCCGCGACGTACTGGGTGGATTAAAGTCTCCCGAGCTGCGAGGATATCGCGCGCTGTGGCACTATCTTGCAGGGAGTGCTGCGGAACTTGCATCGGAGCACAACTACGTCGATTTGAGCGCTCAGGCACGAACCCAATTCAGGATGGCGAAAGATGCGGCAAGAGGGATTCCCTGGCTCGTTGCGCTAGCGCATGGAAGCAGTGAACGCCCATCAGCCGACGAACATCGCCAGACAACCGACCTGCTCCAGGTTGAGCACTTGGAGGGCTATCTAAACAAGCTCGGGACGGTGCACAACCGCGCTTTTGCGGCACGGGAGAAGAAAATCCGTGACGGACTCCGCAGTGGGGCGCTGTTTGAGCAGGCACAGGTGCTGCTTGGCCAACATCTTGGCTTCATGGCGGGTAAACGGGAGGCTGATGCTTCCCCTGATCCATGGTGGCAAATTGGCGATATAGTGATCGTTTTCGAGGATCATGCTAATGCGGACGCAACCACTGCGGTAATTGATGCGACGAAGGCGCGCCAAGCGGCATCACATCCAGATTGGATACGGCATCATGTGCCCGGTGCCGCAGACGCTCGAATTATTCAATCTGTACTTGTAACACCAGCCAAGAAGGCAAGGCCGGGAGCGATGCCACATCTTGTGCGGGTAGCCTATTGGGAGCTAGGTGAGTTTCGAAGTTGGGCAGAATCAGTCTTGGAGACAGTCAGGCGATTGCGCCGGAGCTTTCGCGAGCCCGGAGACCTGGCGTGGAGAGCTGATGCTGCAAGTGCACTTGCAGAGGCGAAGGCAGATGCGACAGGACTAAGTGGGTGGCTTGAGACACGGCTCGCGCGCGATCATCTAGAGGAAACGCCTTAGGTAACAGACGTCGATGACCTGCCGTGCCCAGGTGCGTGTGCTCTTAGTCTTCCGTTGAACCGCCAATGGATCGCCCAGGTGGCCACCGATCCTGCCTGTCCGTCCAGCAAGTGATTGAATACTATGGCGCCAGGTGGAAAATTGAATCTGGATT
This genomic interval carries:
- a CDS encoding IS630 family transposase; its protein translation is MKKDDARTLHPAAQEEKRKTAVRLSENGLSQREIAEQLGVHYQTVGRWLAKYREGGVESLLRQQRGRRLGSGRQLAPDEEADLQELLRQHTPDQLEMPYALWSREAVQELIRQETGLRMPTRSVGEYLKRWGFTVQTPKKQAYEQRAADVQQWLAVDYPQIQSRAKAERAEIHWGDETGLRTDCQHVRGYAPKGQTPVLRQNARRASINLISTVTNQGKVRFRIYEDNMNADLLIDFMRRLIRGSECKIFLILDNLKVHHARKVKVWLSDHTAEIEVFYLPPYSPELNPDEYLNCDLKAGVHKGPPARNKDQLKQKALSHLRKLQKLPVTVQAPCPQSAHFPLDRLSCPV
- a CDS encoding IS66 family transposase, with translation MKLQRPTQAELDGMTHAQKDALIVQLFDALETLSARLAELEKKVEKNSRNSSKPPSSDGPRKGPAQPRQKGQRSSGGQKGHKGATRQMVDNPDAVEELLPQGRCACGCDLGVLPATMKERRQQIEIPEPRAIYTEFRRMQVVCGCGRRHLGEFPAGVTPNISYGPRLKAYAIGLNQGHFVALQRTSQILGDQYGVAPSAGTLQNWILGMADGLEATYQAAGDQIRQAAVAHFDESGLRVQGRLHWLHVAATTDAVYYTAHTKRGHEAMDEAGILPHFKGVAVHDHWAPYWRYKDCEHVLCNAHHLRELNYSDELTGHLWPRLLRESLLQANDAVAQAKAKGLTTLPSDQVDSFLKAYDEQVAEGLAAKPVKVPDDGSRRRIKQHPATNLLVRLRDFRESIWRFLTDWRIPFTNNLAERMVRPIKVKLKVIGGFRAMGGTRAFCIIRSVWETSKLRGQNPFEVLRLAATA
- a CDS encoding DEAD/DEAH box helicase gives rise to the protein MAFKKPSTHVPAPEGPDRLFRDLPRRKHASLYDHQGQVLRTYVSEALNASDVALQLPTGSGKTLVGLLLAEWRRRKYGERVVYLCPTRQLVGQVCDEASSKYGLSVQAFTGSARNYHPDARSLYLDGKGVAVTTYNSLFNTNPFFDDPDIILIDDAHTAENYIASQWTVRIRNFGEDEGLFHAVAAVLRSVLSETSYNRLMGGHNGVDAMMWVDKVPSNKLATIAQELCSVVSGSVGESEQRYAWSMLADHLVACQVYVACSEVMIRPLIPPTWKHRPFAEATQRIFMSATLGAGGDLERLTGRANITRLAIPEGWDHQGIGRRFFIFPEKSLTEEETVDLRRSLMRTAGRSLVLTPTNEAAADVREDVISTLGFPVSLAEDLESSRTHFVEKKNAVAVVANRYDGIDFPDNDCRLLFVEGLPRATNLQERFLMTRMGANLLFNDRVQTRVLQAVGRCTRGLNDYSAVVVTGEDLPAYLTDRRRRKHFHPELQAELEFGVDQSSEVDVDTFRDNFRVFLEHESEWEAANENILEARASAVQEPFPAMDHLALVVKHEITWQQAMWGQDYAMAYEAARDVLGGLKSPELRGYRALWHYLAGSAAELASEHNYVDLSAQARTQFRMAKDAARGIPWLVALAHGSSERPSADEHRQTTDLLQVEHLEGYLNKLGTVHNRAFAAREKKIRDGLRSGALFEQAQVLLGQHLGFMAGKREADASPDPWWQIGDIVIVFEDHANADATTAVIDATKARQAASHPDWIRHHVPGAADARIIQSVLVTPAKKARPGAMPHLVRVAYWELGEFRSWAESVLETVRRLRRSFREPGDLAWRADAASALAEAKADATGLSGWLETRLARDHLEETP